In Hyphomicrobium denitrificans 1NES1, one DNA window encodes the following:
- a CDS encoding DUF4396 domain-containing protein — protein sequence MPQWLTILSWLSITLGLVTAAVIAIDIMRYPQRMAIMNIVWPVTGLYFPVVAWWLYTAMGRPMAVGAPKMEGRQPHWKSIFLSATHCGSGCVIGDIIGAPIVLATGWVLLGQRLYSEYVVEFGFAYLFGIAFQYFPIRAMRQVAPGEAIIDAVKADTLSLTAFEVGMFAWMAVIWFLLMPSHRPDASSIVFWFMMQIGMVLGFLTTYPANWLLVRWGVKSGM from the coding sequence ATGCCGCAGTGGTTGACAATTCTGTCTTGGCTCTCGATCACCCTCGGTCTCGTCACTGCGGCTGTGATCGCAATCGACATAATGCGTTATCCCCAGCGCATGGCCATCATGAATATCGTTTGGCCGGTGACGGGGCTGTACTTTCCAGTCGTCGCCTGGTGGTTATACACCGCTATGGGTCGTCCGATGGCGGTCGGTGCACCGAAGATGGAGGGCCGCCAGCCCCACTGGAAAAGCATCTTTCTGTCGGCCACACATTGCGGCAGCGGTTGCGTGATCGGTGACATCATCGGCGCGCCGATCGTGCTCGCCACGGGCTGGGTTCTTTTGGGCCAACGGCTTTATTCAGAATACGTTGTCGAGTTCGGCTTCGCATACTTATTCGGTATCGCCTTTCAATACTTCCCGATCCGGGCGATGCGCCAGGTCGCGCCGGGCGAAGCGATCATCGACGCGGTTAAGGCGGACACCTTATCGCTGACTGCTTTCGAGGTCGGCATGTTCGCCTGGATGGCGGTTATCTGGTTCCTCCTAATGCCATCGCATAGGCCTGACGCATCGAGCATCGTGTTCTGGTTCATGATGCAGATCGGTATGGTGCTTGGGTTCCTGACGACCTATCCGGCGAACTGGCTGCTCGTCCGCTGGGGCGTGAAGAGCGGGATGTAG
- a CDS encoding 4a-hydroxytetrahydrobiopterin dehydratase yields MAETLLTKSCMPCRGGMPPLTQQEAEELLAQAPEWALLDDAHRIERTFRFGNFREALTFVQQVGGLAENEGHHPDVSFGWGYATVSLRTKKIKGLHENDFIMAAKIDRITSIGNRLLHRTIEGAACRSG; encoded by the coding sequence ATGGCGGAAACTCTCCTAACAAAGAGCTGCATGCCCTGCCGCGGCGGGATGCCGCCTTTGACGCAGCAGGAGGCCGAGGAACTGCTCGCTCAGGCGCCGGAATGGGCGTTGCTGGACGATGCACATCGGATCGAGCGGACTTTCCGTTTCGGCAACTTCCGGGAGGCCCTCACATTCGTGCAGCAGGTCGGCGGGCTCGCCGAGAACGAGGGCCACCACCCGGACGTCAGCTTCGGGTGGGGTTACGCGACCGTGTCGCTGCGCACCAAGAAGATCAAAGGCCTCCACGAGAACGACTTCATCATGGCAGCGAAGATCGACCGGATCACAAGCATCGGAAATCGGTTATTGCATCGAACGATTGAAGGCGCAGCATGCCGCAGTGGTTGA
- the cueR gene encoding Cu(I)-responsive transcriptional regulator has translation MSNGIMSIGEAASQSGVPPKTIRYYEEIGLIAPAERMENRYRAYDEKDIQTLRFIQRARSLGFSLKEVAKLLALYRDRRRASKDVKRLALAHVAELDHKIAELKAIRNTIADLAERCQGNQRPECPILEELETPIH, from the coding sequence ATGAGCAACGGCATCATGTCGATCGGTGAGGCGGCATCCCAGTCGGGCGTGCCGCCAAAAACCATCCGCTATTACGAAGAGATCGGCCTCATCGCCCCAGCGGAGCGGATGGAGAACCGGTATCGCGCCTATGACGAAAAGGACATCCAGACGCTCCGCTTCATCCAGCGCGCGCGGAGCTTGGGCTTCTCACTTAAGGAGGTCGCGAAACTGCTCGCGCTCTACCGCGATCGCCGCCGCGCCAGCAAAGACGTGAAACGGCTCGCGCTCGCGCATGTCGCCGAACTCGACCACAAGATTGCCGAACTTAAGGCGATCCGGAACACGATTGCCGATCTCGCCGAACGTTGTCAGGGCAACCAGCGACCCGAATGTCCGATCCTCGAGGAACTCGAAACCCCTATACACTGA